A region from the Candidatus Omnitrophota bacterium genome encodes:
- a CDS encoding V-type ATP synthase subunit K (produces ATP from ADP in the presence of a proton gradient across the membrane; the K subunit is a nonenzymatic component which binds the dimeric form by interacting with the G and E subunits): MDNSVLVQFKDLGLAGALAFSAVGSGLGAGYAGMAAVGAWKRAFAQNKTASFMLIVFVGAPLTQTIYGMIIMNKIAEAAAQGFYLWGLGIFCGIACGVSALMQGKAGAVAADALGATDKGFGNYIIVLGIIETVALFVMAFALGVIGKVTGA; the protein is encoded by the coding sequence CTGGGGCTTGCCGGCGCGTTGGCATTCTCCGCGGTCGGCTCAGGGTTGGGCGCAGGCTATGCAGGGATGGCGGCGGTCGGCGCCTGGAAAAGGGCCTTTGCGCAGAATAAGACAGCCTCGTTTATGCTCATAGTGTTTGTAGGCGCCCCTCTTACGCAGACCATTTACGGCATGATCATAATGAATAAGATCGCCGAAGCGGCGGCGCAGGGTTTCTACCTGTGGGGGCTGGGGATCTTCTGCGGCATAGCTTGCGGTGTCTCTGCGCTTATGCAGGGCAAGGCCGGAGCTGTGGCAGCCGATGCTCTGGGCGCAACCGACAAAGGATTCGGTAATTATATCATAGTTTTGGGTATTATTGAGACCGTAGCCCTCTTTGTAATGGCATTCGCCCTTGGTGTTATCGGCAAGGTCACCGGCGCTTAA